TCAGCGCCAGCGGATCGGCATCGCCCGGGCGCTCGCGCTCAAGCCGGAGATCATCGTCTGCGACGAGCCGGTGTCGGCGCTGGACGTGTCCATCCAGGCCCAGGTGATCAACCTGCTGGAGCGGCTGCAGAACGAGTTCGGCCTGTCGTACATCTTCATCGCGCACGACCTGTCGGTGGTCCGGCACATCTCCGACCGGGTCGCCGTGATGTACCTCGGCAAGGTCATCGAGACCGGCGGGGACCAGGCGATCTACGAGCAGCCGACGCACCCGTACACGCAGGCCTTGCTCTCGGCCGTGCCGGTCCCGGACCCGCGCCTGCGCGGCCACCGTGACCAGATCGTGCTGGAGGGTGACGTCCCGTCGCCGGCCAACCCGCCGTCGGGGTGTCGCTTCCGCACGCGGTGCTGGAAGGCTCAGGAGGTCTGCGCCCAGCAGGAGCCGCTGCTGCAGATCCGCGAGCGGTCCCCGCACCCGAGCGCGTGCCACTTCGCGGAGATCCGCGACGTCGTGCACGGACGCTGAGCTGAGAAAAGGCCGGGCCGGAGCATTCCGGCCCGGCTTTTTCGTTTTCCGGCGCTTCGCGTTCCGGAGATCAGAACCCGGTCACAGGGGGCCGCGGCCGGAGCGGAGCAGCAGCAGGGCGACCTGGGTGCCGTCCGGGCCCAGGGCGGTGCGGAAGCGGTCGACGATCTCGCGCTCGCGGGCCAGGACGAGGCGGGTGCCGCCGGAGGCCATCCGGGTCTTGCCGACCTCCTGGGAGAGCCGGGAACGCTCCAGCCACAGGTCGATGATCGCCTGGTCGATCTCGTCGATCCGCTCGCGCATGCCCCGGATCTCGTCGGCGGCCAGCGGCTTGCCGGCGCCGGTGACCTGGTCCATCGCGGAGTTCTCGGGGGACTTCTCGGTGTTGGTGGACTGGTCCATCACGTCGGCGGTCATGTCGTGCTCCTCGGGTGCTCGTCGTCCCGGACAGCCCGGCCCGGAAAGCAACAAGCCCCGGGCTGTGGAAGGCCCGGGGCTTGAAGTAGGTCTGTCGTTCAGAGGCGACCTACGGCTGCCGGACTTCCGGTGCCGTAGTAAAAAAATCGCGCCTGCTGGATCACGAGCCGAGTATGCCCCGCTGCCGGACCGGCCCGCAAGGAAACCGCCCGAACGATGGGACACCGCTCCGGGGACGGTGCGTCCGCCGTACCGGAAAGGGTGCGGAGAGGGAGAGCGGCCCGGCGCGAACGCCGGGCCGCGAGGGACATCGGTCAGGGGGTCGTGCTGATCCGGTCGGCCGGGCCGGGCTGGATGGTGCCGCTGCCCAGGTAGGCGGTCAGCGCGTCGACGTCGAAGCCGGGGGCGGTCACCACCAGCGACGGGTCGACGACCAGCTTGCCGAAGCCGTCACCGCCGTTGGCCAGGAAGTTGTTCATGGTGACCCGGTAGGTGGCGGCCGGGTCGATCGGCGTGCCGTTCAGCGCCAGGTTGCTGACCTTGGCGCCGAGCGGGGCGGACGCGCTCCAGGTGTAGGTGAAGCCCGCGGAGACCTGCAGGATCTTCGTGGTGGTCTGGCCCTGGTAGCCGGCGAACTGCTGCTCCAGCGCCTCCTTGAGCTGCGCGCCGGTCAGCGGCTCGGTGGTCACCAGGTTGTTGAACGGCTGAACGGTGAACGCCTCGCCGTAGGTGACCTGGCCGTAGCCCTCGCCGCCGGACGACTGGTCGGCGTCCAGGTCGGCCCGGATACCGCCCGGGTTCATCAGGGCCAGCTGCGCGCCGGCGCCCGTCGTGTACTTCAGCTGGGCGTCCGCGATGACGTCGCCGAGCGGGCTCTCACCTGCCGCGTTGTTCGTCCGGACGATGTCGCCGGAGATGGTGCCGACCAGCTTGTTGGCGATCGGGGCGACAGCGGCGCGGTACTTGTCGGCCACCTTCTTCGCCGTCGCGTCGACGGTGTCCGGGTTCCTCAAGTAGACGCCCGACGTGTCCTTCTTCCACCCGCCGTTGCCGTCCGGCACGCCGTTCTCCACGATCACGTTCTTCGCGGTGATCCCGGCGAACCGGCCGGTGCGCCGGTCCAGTGAGTAGTCGATGTCGGTGATCAGCTGGCCGTTGGCGCCGGCACTGGTCACCACGGTGTCGGTGCCCGCCTTGTTGGGCAGCTTGCAGGAGTAGAACCGGTGGGTGTGCCCGGACACCACGATGCCGATCTCCGGGTTCAGGCCCGCCACGATCGGCACGACGGCGCCCGAGAAGTTCACGCAGTCCGAGACGCCCGGGGTGGGCGTGGCCGAGCCCTGCGAGCCGCCCTCGTGCAGCAGGAGCACCTGCGCCTTGACGCCGAACAGCTTGAGGATCCGGCTCCACTTGTTCGCGGTCGCCACCTCGTCGGTGAAGTGCACGTTCTTGATGCCGGCCGGGTTCACGATGCCGGCCGTGCCCTCCAGCGTCATGCCGATGAAGCCGACCGGTACGCCACCGACGAACCTGATGTCGACCGGCGGCAGGATCGGGCGGCCGGTCTTGTTGTCGATGGTGTTCGCGGCCAGGTAGCTGAACTCGGCGCCGCCGAAACCGTCGCCGTCCTGGCAGCCGTCGGTCGGGTGGCACCCGCCGCGCTGCATCCGGATCAGCTCGGCCACGCCCTCGTCGAACTCGTGGTTGCCCACCGAGCTGACCTGCAGGCCGACGGTGTTCATCAGCTCGATCGTCGGCTCGTCGTGGAACGCGGCGCTGACCAGCGGGGTGGCGCCGATCAGGTCGCCGGCGCCGACAGTGGTGGTCTGGCGGCCCTCGGCCGCCGCCTCGGCGCGCAGCCTCTTCAGGTACGTCGCCAGGTACTCCACCCCGCCGGCCGGGGTGCTGGTGCCGCTCGCGTTGACCACCGCGCCGCTGCCGGTGGGCGGGTCGATCGCGCCGTGGAAGTCGTTGTAGCTGAGGAACTGGCCCTTGACCAGGGCAGCGCGGTCAATGGCGGGGTAGGACGCGGTCACCGGGGCGAACTCGGCCGGTGGCGCGGCGGTGGCCGGCTGCACGGGCACGGTGCTGAGCGCGCCGGCGACGGCCAGCGCGACGGCCGGCACGGCGATCCGCCGCCGTAGCGGTGATGTCATGATATTCGATCCCTCGATCCGAGTGGACTGTCAAGTGACTCGATCAGACTGGTGGATCGGCCGGGTGGACGCCACCACTTCCAGGTGACAAGTCAATTGCCGCACACCGATGCGCCGGCCGCCTCGGCGCGATTTCCTGTCGGAGGGGCGGCATACACTGGCTCCCGCGATGCGACCTTCTTCAGAACCTTCCGACAACGCCCTGTTCGCGCTGCCCACGGTGGTCCCGCCGGCCCCCGTCGGCAGGCCGCCGGCGCCGGTGGCCACGCGTGCGCCGCGTCCCGCCGTCGACCCGGAAGCGCTGCTCGAGGGGCTGAACGGCCCTCAGCGCGACGCCGTCACCCACGCCGGTGGCCCGCTGCTGATCGTGGCGGGTGCGGGCTCGGGCAAGACCCGGGTGCTCACCCACCGGATCGCCTACCTGCTGGCCAAGCGGGACGTGCATCCCGGCGAGATCATCGCGATCACGTTCACCAACAAGGCGGCCGGCGAGATGAAGGAGCGGGTGGCCCATCTGGTCGGCCCGCGCGCCCGGTTG
This window of the Actinoplanes oblitus genome carries:
- a CDS encoding ABC transporter ATP-binding protein translates to MSDVVLETKGLVKHFPITQGIVFKSKVGAVRAVDGVDLQLRRGETLGVVGESGCGKSTLAKLLVGLEKPTAGSINVRGQDMVTMKGAQLRRARRNIQMVLQDPYTSLNPRMTVGDIIGEPFEIHTEVVPKGGRQRAVQDLLDTVGLNPDHINRYPHQFSGGQRQRIGIARALALKPEIIVCDEPVSALDVSIQAQVINLLERLQNEFGLSYIFIAHDLSVVRHISDRVAVMYLGKVIETGGDQAIYEQPTHPYTQALLSAVPVPDPRLRGHRDQIVLEGDVPSPANPPSGCRFRTRCWKAQEVCAQQEPLLQIRERSPHPSACHFAEIRDVVHGR
- a CDS encoding chorismate mutase; this translates as MDQVTGAGKPLAADEIRGMRERIDEIDQAIIDLWLERSRLSQEVGKTRMASGGTRLVLAREREIVDRFRTALGPDGTQVALLLLRSGRGPL
- a CDS encoding bifunctional metallophosphatase/5'-nucleotidase — encoded protein: MTSPLRRRIAVPAVALAVAGALSTVPVQPATAAPPAEFAPVTASYPAIDRAALVKGQFLSYNDFHGAIDPPTGSGAVVNASGTSTPAGGVEYLATYLKRLRAEAAAEGRQTTTVGAGDLIGATPLVSAAFHDEPTIELMNTVGLQVSSVGNHEFDEGVAELIRMQRGGCHPTDGCQDGDGFGGAEFSYLAANTIDNKTGRPILPPVDIRFVGGVPVGFIGMTLEGTAGIVNPAGIKNVHFTDEVATANKWSRILKLFGVKAQVLLLHEGGSQGSATPTPGVSDCVNFSGAVVPIVAGLNPEIGIVVSGHTHRFYSCKLPNKAGTDTVVTSAGANGQLITDIDYSLDRRTGRFAGITAKNVIVENGVPDGNGGWKKDTSGVYLRNPDTVDATAKKVADKYRAAVAPIANKLVGTISGDIVRTNNAAGESPLGDVIADAQLKYTTGAGAQLALMNPGGIRADLDADQSSGGEGYGQVTYGEAFTVQPFNNLVTTEPLTGAQLKEALEQQFAGYQGQTTTKILQVSAGFTYTWSASAPLGAKVSNLALNGTPIDPAATYRVTMNNFLANGGDGFGKLVVDPSLVVTAPGFDVDALTAYLGSGTIQPGPADRISTTP